Genomic DNA from Cloeon dipterum chromosome 3, ieCloDipt1.1, whole genome shotgun sequence:
CGCTTTCTTGAAAGTATCTCGAGTCCCTCGCACAAtctatcaatttttgtttaaaaaatattcatttcatgaatttgttattaaaattacgataggttttctttttaatttactttaaaataacaattgtaTGTTTTTTCTTGTAGAttttgtcaataattttttaaataaagtggtaaaataaacaatcctTACAGCAGTTCATTCCACCAGGAGGCAACTGTCCCACCATGAAACTGCCAATTCTGCTGTTATCCCTCCAGGTGCAGTAACGACTGAAAcagaaaacaataaatctcCATCCACCAAATGAAGGGGGTGAGCGAGAACACGTACTTCCCGGATTCGAACTGGTATTCTCCGTATGAGCCGTCGTATCCGCAGTTTTTGGAGACGAAAGCGTCGCCTACGGTGCCGTGCGTGCGCATTTCATCCCTGATCACCTTCAACGCGTACTCGGCACTGTCACACCTGCGCAAATACGAGTCTCCTACTGCCGTGGCATTGTCTAAAAAGatttaatgttgaaaaatataattaatgttcattgaaaaaaaggtaaaaattgataaaattcttATATCATGGCAAGATTCTTTGCAATTTATtcactttaattttcttgtgcccaaactaattaattaatttttttctgctctgtCAGAGAagaagatgaaaataaaaaatggataagttttcagtaatttttttgcagcttatttataaaatttggaaactcttattattaattgaaattcaaatctccattaacaagtaaaaaatccatgtcatttttctttccttaaCTAATTCTCTCcatcattttattaatcatcCTTCCTTAAAGACGTTAaagacttaaatttttatttcctctgcctttaaaaaatctctttgatttcctgataaaaaataattgttacgTACAACAGGGCAGCATTTGCATCATAGGCTCAGGGACGACCTCGCCCAGAGTTTGTCCGGTGATATTGTCTGCGCACCAGCAGACGCCAGAGTCGCACTGCAGAGTGTCAAAGTTTCCGTCTTCGGTGCAGTGGATGGTCACGTCCACGCGGCCTTGTTGCTTCAACGCCTCGATCTTGCGGCTGCACCCTGCAGATCACAGAAATTCAAGAAGCGGAAGCAAGAAAAGTTAGGGGTTTACACACCGCAGGTCATGTTCTCGGCCTTGCTCCACCACTGCTGGCCGAAAATCCGCCGCCCGTCCTCAGAATAACAGTAACATCTTGAAGAAATAggttgataaaattattttgatataaaatgtttcggaaaaacaattttctatcCAGAAGAGATAAATTGCTTccgtttaatatattttaccttCCGGACAGTCGTTCTCCTTTGCACTGCACAGCGGAGAACGTGCCATCAAGTTCACACTTTGGCTTCCACAGAAGATCTCTGTGTTCGTAGCTCTGGCAAGTGCCTGCATTTTTTGCGGTTTGTGTgacattcaaatttgatttttaattgatgctGGTGGGAAACGCACCTGTGGCTGGCAACGCGCATTCTCCACTTTCGCAATCCAGACCAGGGAGACATTCTTTAGGGTCACATTCTCCGCCCAGCACTGAAAgcatatattattcatttaaaggGTAAATATGAAACGAACTTCTGCACTAATTTATTGCTCGCTactaacatttattttaagagaCACGTATGACCAACGTAAAAAAATtcgcttaaaaaataaaaaaaatcgtcaatcTTTATTTTGGTTGTATATTCATTGCGGTGCATGGCAAACTACTGAATTCCTTTCCTTTGATAACACCCTATTTTTGTATAATAGAAAATTGgggaattttgtttaaaaaggttttaaatcgaagcaaatttttacaatctaTTTCAAAACCTCtctaaaatgcttaaaattagCCGATTAAGAAATTTCgggttaaattaatttttttacttgggaaaatctattttaactaaattaattttcctttatgataaatttcaaGACCTTACAAATGTCAGCAACAAATTAGAAATATGAAAGAAACAGAGCTACAATCCGCAAATCGCACGGTCGACGTCACCTTTTAGCTTTGTTCGATTGCGACAAATGAAGGCGTTTATTTTGACACAAATTGGAGCAATAAATACCAACGTGATCGACGCAACCTGGGCAGCAACTGTTAACTGTCCTGTTGGGCCTCAGCAGGTTAGGATAGGGTCCGCACTCAGGTTCGCCCAAACAGCCGATGAAGCCACTGCAGGAAGGAAAATCGTTTTGCGCCGTCACGGAACCCAATACGGCCAACGAGAAAATCAGAAGAAGCTCTCCTTGCCTCATTTTGCCGAGACTGACCATGAGAGCCGAATGCGAGTGACGCGCCAAGGCTTATCAATCGAAATCCTTTGATAATAACGATATCTTTTCTACATATCGGGGCAGTGCGTCACAATTCGTAATTTCACATTTATTACGGCGTGATGCAGTTGATGCACGCAgacaaacttttgaaaaataaatattttccctgcGGAGGACATGTTACAGCTTAATCGGCTTGTTATGTTAGCTTCCACTTCCCGGTTGTCTGTTTTAGATTTGTTGgataatcaaatattaaagCCTGAAATACAATTTAACTTTGTTGCGACGAAAGTGattgtaattcaaatttgtttgaattaaaattaatttaaatctgcatctaaaatccttaaatatagaataaaatacgataattaaatcatttaatttcaatttagattttagtttactatttaaaatcttttaaaaggAATAGATTAAGAAAATGTGCATCTGCGGATGAAACACCTTCATATTAGCTATAAGTAGAGCATTCTTTTAACAGTTTTAATAAACACATCAATAGATTTTTAGTTACTAGCATAGTGAGACTTTGGTATACAAGCgactaatatatttttgtaaataaatattatatattttgtttctattgTGTGCTTGGgacaaattttcctttttattttacttttctcatCTACGggttataaaaaattcccGATAAAATCACGCTATACAACGCCACAGCGTCGTTATCTTTGCAAGCACTACGTATGTACATAGTTCAAAATCGCGATTGTTGTTGATgagttatttttgttgttgtcaaaaagagagatttaaaaaaaggaacaccttcttttgtttaaaatttctaaaatataaaaatttaaaggtgtGTATTCGTGTGCTGTTAAGCAACAAATTACCTCAACAATGCAACTATTTTATCTAGTCCAAATTTCTGTTTCtcactattaaaatatttctaaaaatgtattgtagcagcgtttttttttttaatttttgcttcacaATTCACAATAAGCGCAATTGTTTTCAGCAGCAAGAACTTTAGTATGTATGATTTTATAATCATTATACTATGTAATGGATCAGGCAAAACATGAAACACATTTAATAAAGCACGATTTTCAAATAGTGAAAAGTATAATAGCAGCATAAAGAGGATACTTCAGCGGATATGACGTTAGAATTAATCTAAAGGTTGAAAAGTGTTAGAAATAAATAGGTCTAGACTTATTAGTTTCTAAGTGAGTCcctttattttggttttgaacAAAGCAAAATCAATGTCAGAGTATATGGGCTGGTTTGGAACAGCCGAATCTGGAAGATCTTTTGTCATATATCGGTCAGTGAGGCTAcgaggtaaaaaataatgtacaaCTTCTGACCTGTTTAGCTTTTGCAAAATCAAACGAGTGATCAGCTTAAACATGAAAGATCGCCTCAATTGGTCTTAAACATAGGAAtgccattaaaattaagtgtATATCAGTCTCAGTTGGCATCTGGCATTTTCTTGAGCTCTTCTTCTCTCTGCTCCAGCCGTTGTTTCTGCCGAGTCAGCAACAGTttcatctgaaaaataaaacaaatgagTTGAAATTGAAGAGATTTTAAGTTTGTCGTATTTGATTAATTGGccgaggaaatttaaaaaaatatgcatctCATTTGAAActataaatatgtaaatttgaCTAActcatatttataattaattaaattgatcgataaggaaaaactgaaattttattccattagtAGCTTAAGTGTGAACCAGGCATGTAAccagctcagaaaaaattaaattaacttgtaCGTCAATTCTTTATGTTAGCAAAATATTCCAAGAGATTTACTAAGATCCCCACATTACATTgcatataaattgaaaatcaattttagagcCAAAGGCTTCACAAAATAATcacatttatttccaatttcattgttttttatattttgccttATTCCTAGTCTACTTTTGTgataaattagtaaaataagacaaaattaagattttccaGCTGCTCgattatgcaaaaaaaaaataaatgagaaattgGCAATCcatgttcaaaaattttttactcactTTGTGGTAGGTATGAGACTGTTCCTCAAGCCGTTTGATTTGGTTGACCGCCTCACCCAGGATCTCCATTTTGGTGCAGTTCTTCCGTCTTTCCTCCGTATGGAGCCTAGGCAGCAGCTTCATGATACGTTTGAACTCACTTACAAGGTTGTCCCTTCGAGTCTTCTCCAGCTCGCCCTTTTGCCTGCGCCGCTTAATCTCTTCAATTGACAGACCTTCGGTCTCGACAGGCGGAGGCGGAGTGCGTTTGCGACGTTTGCAGGGGCGTCCAAGCACACCACCTCGCCTCGTTCTCATGCTGTGCACCTTCGGGTCCATCTTCGTGTGATCCATTCTCGTTGGACGCAAAACctgatgattaaaatttgattatttgaaaatctaaGGGcgaaatgaatattatttcatttttttgctacaaattgaaaattggcaTGGGTTAAATTagcacattttaaaactaaactgAAAATACAGAGGATTTTGCTTgttacaaagaaaataataagaaagaattaaaactgGGCGAATGTTTAGTAAATACGATTTTAGCAATTCAACAATTTACTGCGCAAAAActagtggtgcatttttgcacattacAAAATTGGGCAACAATGAATTcgcacaaaattgttttttatgaattacaaaattggcAGACTCAAAGCGGAAACCATATATTCTAAGACATCTCGGATCGATTTCTGGTGGAAAATTGTGGTTAAATGGCTCACCTGTTTGCGTTTGCCACGGCAATGGCGCAGGTGAGGCTCCATCTCGCCCTCAACCACGACAGCAGAACAGTATTTGCACCTCTGGGCGCCGTGGTCACTCATTCGGTGGAATTCAAACTCGGCCTCGTCAGTGAACTGCTCGTCACACAAGTTGCACGAAAAGGATTGCTGGGAagtaagatatttttatttgatttgtagAATAAAAGCTTGAAGTTGCGGTATTGGTCAACTCTCTGAGGCTAGAGTTGCaacttaaaaagcaaaatgaagCCGTAAAGGATCATAAGTCGCTTAATTAAGCTTATTGGAggctttttaaaatcaactccACTTGAAGAAAGAAGAAAGTGTGCACTTATTATGTGGGAGGAAAAtctcgattttaattaaattaatcatttgtagagctataaatttgaatttttacaaaaattcctGTCTTATTGTCCTGAAATCAAGATGTGTGTCACAAGGTAAGGTtccaaatttatgaaattaaaaaaaaaataattgagtgcCCTAATTAAAACtgtagcaaacaaaaataatgaaatattttactccttgtcttttttgtaataattcatTGGTTTCACTTGTACATTAGTTAAAAATCGAAACAAAATCTGAATTGGCTACTTTCATCAAGAAACAAACAAGGAGATTACGCATCCTGCATCTATTATGTAATATCCATGTCAGGAATATAAAAGTGAATTAGTTTAAACTgtatacaaaatataattttctctaattaaaatttactcaaatGGATATGAAAATtgtctgaatatttttttactaaaacgaagaaaatcttggttttatttaaataaaaatgtctgacaataattaaaaactattatgacttaaacacaaaataaaattaatgagcaaaactattcaattaaatattaaacagcgAGTGATATTTTCTagtttgaagcaaaaatatatgcGCTATTTCTGATATTTAGCAAATTTAGACCGTTTTGTTAGTTATAGACCTTTttagaaattgtttttgatGGCTTTAAGTTTAGGGTTCGccaaaacacgcatttttccagaaaaacaCACTGCATTTTGCACCAactgtttttttgtttatctGCAATTCTCTCAAAAACATAAATCTTTTCtcgaaaattgattattctcaagatggatgaccaaaaatagggatttttacaaaattggtATGAAAGCCACTTGTTTCATCacatgaccaaaacttttaacgctcatcgtaattttccaaaatatcttATATTTTTGGCTCAAAATGCGACCTATTCAAGGTTAAATTcagaataaacaaaactatAGTGTTGTGAGGCCTTGCCGCAACTACAAGTAAAATAGCAATGTTGGGATGATTCCCGTAATTGTCATAGGTGGCAGTGTAAAGGTGAAGCTCGCCTTTACTGCACCTTATCCCTACTGCATTATTAGACTCGCATGGAAGCAGTCACATATCTTAATGTGGTATCATCTCCAACCTGGATTGGAGACAGTGTGAGATCAATCCAAATATGAATTTGTTATTGATGGAACCCGAAATGGGTTAATGGTGCTAATTGATTTGACGTTTGATAATGTGTTGTCCAATTGttgatttgttattatttgatatattgactgtgatttttgtttttcaataattatagtTCTGTTCATGAATACTACAATTCTACGATAATTGCCACAAGTCCCAAATAAATAAGATGAAGGATTGAGCCCTTGTTTAATTTGAGGCTCGAATCCCACCTgattttttcgcaaaaaaaacttacattttagtgcattgcaaaattggcgtaCCCTGTTTAAGTTaaggaagctcagaaaaaaatgtcaacagTCTGAATTTCCCATTACAGCCCTGGTTTTTTAATACCTCGTGTTGCTGGACATGTCTCTCATATTCATCATCAGTTTCCAGCGTGATTCTGCATCGGAGGCAAGATCTGGGGTGGACGATGCTAACGTGTCTTGCGACATCATCTCTCTGGCAGTTGAAATTTGAGCAGAAAGGgcaatcaattttatcatCATCAGAAAGTTCGACATCCACTTCGTCGTCCCCGTCGTCCTATAGTTGTTCAAAAATAACATTCTTTCAATCCTTTTGCGAATAATAATctatttgtgaaataaattacgatGCCTCAGCAAGTTCACAAATTTCGTTTCACGATCACGAGTTTGGAACTTGGGAAAATTCCAGACCCACGTGCAAACGCAAACGAAGAGCGGCATGTTTTGATCGTTGGTGAAAGTAGAGTTGTACCTCATCCCACGAGTCTTCATCGTCGCCATCTGATTTCTCCGGCGGATGTtcgtcgtcgtcatcatcTCCGAAACTAGTGCCGTCGCCGACGTAGCTGTTGCCCTCGAAGGCCGCACCTGCCGCAGACAAAATTGTAAGAATTCAAAACCAACGGCGATGCGCGTCATAACGCCACCGCCGCGAGAGGGCTGCGTGATGCAATGGAGACTGGTGAAagagcgcacacacacacacacgtgacAACAAACAAGCTTCCAGCGCCGCTGACACTTACTCATGTAGACTTTTGCCATAATTTCGCCAACTCTTTTAGGCCGGTAATTTGTAGAATTATTTCAGATGGAATTTAAGGTGTCTAAACTTAAACTAGTCCTTTTTAAGGACGATGTACAACAGCAACAAAGAGCGGAGCGTGGAGCCAAGCACGTGGAAGATGGGTTATGGTTTGAAGAAGGGGGAGGGGACTGATTAAAACCGGTTGTTGATATGCcagttttttatattgtaCCGGTTTCATTCAGGTCATACcgataattaattctttgGAAGGTTGAAGGTATCATTCCCCTCCGGAAGCAGGGATGGAATGGTAAAAGGGCAAGGATTActgttttatataaattcaGTAACATGCAGGAGTGCCTAAAGAGATAAATCAGAggcacaaattttataaaagtcttttgaaaaatcttgcAAACAGGTATACAGAGTATCTTAAGTAGAGCTCTGCAcaggtggatttttttcacacccacggaattctaaatttgaacTCGCACCCTGCTCTACCCGGTTTTTAAACAGCAAACTtcatactttaaattttgaaatccaCCAGTTGCattaagcccttagtgttcgaagccgcaaacagatggcgccaccgcaTGCTTTGGtacaagatttaattttaattaacttctgCTGCAATTctagactcaatcctgctactatgcattcttcacttaatttattttcttttgacgtgctgaaaaccaaaatgagtccagccattcaccgtagaaacgtcggaaaatgttttatattaataaatgttttacacGATTCTACgccgattggcttaaccgatataggttttcagaacgtcaaacgAATAAACATTatgtgaagaatgcacagggGCAGGATTGATTCTGAAATTGCAGAGcaaaagtgccttaaaatcgaaaatatatggtggcgccatctgttggcggcttcacaaaatatttcgtgGTTTTTAGTGTATAAAACCGCACCcgcatatattatattaaaccCGCAACCGCACCCACCatcagaaataacaaaaaactcAACAAACTAAACCAACCAACCCCGCGGTGCGGTTAACCGCGGGTTTAGACCCGCACTTTTACACCCGTGCAGGGCTCTACTTCGCATCTCCTACCTTTACTTTCCTTACAATACACGCAGCAAACAACCAGCGAACAAGCGATGCTCATCCCCAccccttcccctcttttggtgGCTCTTGCGGTGCTTCGCATCTActacctttactctccttacaAGTATGGAACCAATTAACCGGTATAAAAACCAGTTTGGCTCAAGCAGCCGGTACATTTTGCAGCTAGTTTATATAAGCACCGCGAGATTTGAAATGATCTGCAGTATCTGTTTGGCTGCTGCATGTGGTAGGATAGAGTGAACGATAAGAAACGACCTGAAAAACAAATGAGGAAAACTATCCTTGaatagattttattatttttttatttttcaacaaatatatATCTACAATAAAGGTTTATTaaagattttcaaatgtttttttatattaagcACGACGATAGTTTTACATTTTCTGCttatacaattaaattaagattaaaagGTAAGTCTTTTGAGATGTCAGTTTATGACAGTCACTTCACTGGCATTGTCATCATCTGCTTTTCTCTTCTTTGTGGGTGGAACTCCATTTTCTTCAGCGAGTTTGTCCTCCACAGGTCTGCTGAGGCGGCCAAAAACCATCCCCTTGCCGATTTTTCGTGCCTCTGTAACAAATCGATATTTTCTTTAACACCAAAAGAAACTGAATAAgaggaaaattgatatttttaagcttCTATTTCTATAGGTTAAAAACCCACgtgtatataaataaattatatttctgacgagtaaatgaaaaatatatcaggGTGCACGTGGTGGATaccatttttcttgttttattttttatctttaaaccAGTTATCATAATTATTGAATGCGTGTAGCTTGTCATGTGTTAAATTGATCCTcaaatttggttcaaattttacaCTATCTTGCGAAGagtaaaatttgagttttaaaaactttaatcaatttaattttcattttattagaaatatttaactaCAAGTAACAAAAAGTTATGAAATGTATATAAACTGATTCAATGCAAGAGGCGACGCTCTGCGCGGAAATGAGTTTAAAATGGCCACgtggtaaaattttacatcttagtcgcggtaaaattgcgcattgTTCAATTTCCAAGACTggaattcgattttttttcctgtAATGAGTTAATCCAGACGTTTGTAACAAGTTTAGTGCTGGTTTAAAaatctctgcagctaataatgtggctaaaaattttgtttcatagGCAAAAAGTGCTGCTGATGAGATTAAGGTAATCAGCTGCTGTACGtgctattttgtttttcctttcacaATTTCTTTATTTGCTAACCAACGTGTCTTATTTTCTTGCAGAACATTACCTTTTAACGATTCTAAATTAAAGTATCttcattctttttttctgttgatatgagtaattttcttttttaaattaatccatGAGAAAGGatgataaaacaaaatgaagcTTACGCGCATTGAGAAGGACCGTCCTAGCAGCTTGCTTCATGCAGTTCTTGGCCGACTCCTCCGACAGCCCAAGCAGCATCGAAAAGTTTGCGACGTCATAtggcgacctgaggaaggtggAAGCCGCAGCGCCTGAGGAGAGCACTAGGTTGCACTTGCCACGGCCGACGGCGTGCAGCGCGTGTGCCAGGGTGATGGCGTTGCGTCTGGTGGCTGAGGACGCGATCAGCGGCGAGTACTGCGCCTCAAAGTAGATGCCCCGCTCGCCAGCCTGACGCACCACCTTCCGCGCCGCTTTCAGTGGCGCGCAGTCGCTCGCGTCGAAACTCACCATGTCCACTTCCATCACAGAACACGCGTGCTGCGATAGTAACAgaatgttttttaaacttcatgCTTCAAAAACGAAGCAAACAGGGTTGTCGTAAATCGTAAATATTCACTTAATAACAATTTCTTGCAGTTTTCAACTAATATGTATCGATAATGAATTtgaaagtatttatttttaatttaggggAGGTTTTGGTGTGAAGTGGGGCGACAGTTAAGCAAAGCATGTTTCATAATGAAAGAATGTTAAAATATAGACGATCCCCgaaattcgcaaaaaaaaattgattagacATTGTGCAAACAATCAATTATTTCCTCTTATTCATCAGTTGCGAATGCTCTAGTGTTTGAAGCTACCAATGGATGGCGCTAGGGGTTACTTTAGATTTTAATGCACTGCGATAtccgctgcgatttaagactcagtcctgctactgtgcattctgaacttaaaattatttcttttgatg
This window encodes:
- the Rpp30 gene encoding ribonuclease P protein subunit p30; this encodes MSVGFCDLNLRPPNKADVRNLCLAAKNVGYSLVAVSTEVDVDVFAKKGKRAAIIPPPMDLTALQKEFEGKLKILQRLTVQISDNLQAYRVSQNSNAMEYDILAVQPLNPQAFQHACSVMEVDMVSFDASDCAPLKAARKVVRQAGERGIYFEAQYSPLIASSATRRNAITLAHALHAVGRGKCNLVLSSGAAASTFLRSPYDVANFSMLLGLSEESAKNCMKQAARTVLLNAQARKIGKGMVFGRLSRPVEDKLAEENGVPPTKKRKADDDNASEVTVIN
- the LOC135938525 gene encoding uncharacterized protein LOC135938525, producing MAKVYMSAAFEGNSYVGDGTSFGDDDDDEHPPEKSDGDDEDSWDEDDGDDEVDVELSDDDKIDCPFCSNFNCQRDDVARHVSIVHPRSCLRCRITLETDDEYERHVQQHEQSFSCNLCDEQFTDEAEFEFHRMSDHGAQRCKYCSAVVVEGEMEPHLRHCRGKRKQVLRPTRMDHTKMDPKVHSMRTRRGGVLGRPCKRRKRTPPPPVETEGLSIEEIKRRRQKGELEKTRRDNLVSEFKRIMKLLPRLHTEERRKNCTKMEILGEAVNQIKRLEEQSHTYHKMKLLLTRQKQRLEQREEELKKMPDAN
- the LOC135941085 gene encoding thyroglobulin-like, with translation MRQGELLLIFSLAVLGSVTAQNDFPSCSGFIGCLGEPECGPYPNLLRPNRTVNSCCPGCVDHVVLGGECDPKECLPGLDCESGECALPATGTCQSYEHRDLLWKPKCELDGTFSAVQCKGERLSGRCYCYSEDGRRIFGQQWWSKAENMTCGCSRKIEALKQQGRVDVTIHCTEDGNFDTLQCDSGVCWCADNITGQTLGEVVPEPMMQMLPCYNATAVGDSYLRRCDSAEYALKVIRDEMRTHGTVGDAFVSKNCGYDGSYGEYQFESGNRYCTWRDNSRIGSFMVGQLPPGGMNCYCARDSRYFQESGYLFTMLCSGDGSYIPMQSLEDKTVCVDKDGFPYAEITDTSEACPSLPATPYVLTEFEFFKLV